A stretch of the Paenibacillus dendritiformis genome encodes the following:
- a CDS encoding phage tail spike protein: protein MLGDIDYLKKPYRPQLFLAKPNGSVISKISEAYDISQNISLSSVNELTFKIPLYLDVNHRLVPNKNIGLLRERYHIRVTLGSKSEWYMIHSIEDSGQDDRLYRQVACFALPYELSDKSIRDYSVESYHAEQVLTELLRNTIWNIGYLDADFKLTYRAFEFGNTTVLDAVYQVAETYNAVVQWDTHRRTVSLLKPELFGVNKGLSFSYGKYLKSIGKEARADEMVTRLKAFGQDGLTIQKVNPTGQNYIENFRYFLYPFERDAQRRVIRHSQYMSDELCHALLDYEELVESRRDKFRELLAERKKIEDSLNERSVELDKLKKNEAVITDTMISQQFEQKMFFEKYAHRGSSSRSFALNPEYPYAVLCKVSQGGVTVSLDGADQAAAPGRWMLLGKRHHADRAVVEVRGGAEAEVFLQVALISLDELNGANNGPDIIEKFSLDNKQMQIAAKEIEINNLEQALDNVKANIAELQKTLSADSNFAPELLQELNLYVIEREFSDDKYIDEQDLYEAALEKFKELQRPRTTFRIDIVNFLEILEEQHNWDKLVVGDWVTIKHERLQLEIEARIAEMIYDYEDGNISLTISNARDVSDAQKRLEKFIYDSKNTSIVVDTNKKKWGQAVVDTSDMSRLFDHFWNKVTNDINMASNEFVTLDRKGLTITDPNDPNRFLRATHGALGLTRSGGLRYDTAITPDGLIAETVLGKIILGQRVVIGDTTGVFTIEGSRLMIDDRCGREVVKLGLLAERPDRFGMIVNRYASGDCGSGTKVNRVSITADDGFTIERIRHGVYEKTFGTSLDGDLFVKAGVDDQVFTIDKQGLALGSSVWSQAPFHADYLGNVWMNKLFAKDAEIDSSLFKNGHIEGSSLVIGEGNDVFKVYPSLGIWAGHDEFGKAPFRVDMKGNLTAYKGKFVGPAGHVLIDTEAGYIDMDHLDMINVGKLIPEMIQVNTILADKTYVNDLTVNKVKTLPKDAQEGEYVDYIEIQEHAIQFITARVSKSEPAQDSRGRPLYWQDADKKVLTTENTGIVANTYNFDSINVKQKITFERDKPGGGAQPVRYLGIGDGTGDGHGVAVEKKYSGGYMLEYGASATGKKRSFDLRDEGVYVTAKESGIVLDGRDIEAIAKGGAGRFGTERAYIEMTADGNMIFHAVQFDFVNS from the coding sequence TTGCTGGGCGATATTGATTATCTCAAGAAGCCGTACCGGCCGCAGCTGTTCCTCGCCAAGCCGAACGGCAGCGTCATCAGCAAGATCAGCGAAGCGTACGATATCAGCCAGAACATCTCGCTGTCCTCCGTGAACGAGCTGACCTTCAAAATTCCGCTGTACCTGGACGTAAACCACCGGCTCGTGCCGAACAAAAATATCGGCCTGCTCCGCGAACGGTACCATATCCGGGTAACGCTCGGATCGAAAAGCGAATGGTATATGATTCACTCGATCGAGGACAGCGGACAGGACGACAGGCTGTACCGGCAGGTCGCCTGCTTCGCTCTTCCTTATGAGCTGAGCGACAAATCGATTCGGGATTACAGCGTCGAGTCGTATCATGCCGAGCAGGTGCTGACGGAATTGCTGCGCAACACGATCTGGAATATCGGCTATCTCGATGCCGACTTCAAGCTGACGTACCGCGCCTTCGAGTTCGGGAACACGACGGTGCTGGATGCGGTCTATCAAGTGGCCGAGACCTACAATGCGGTCGTCCAATGGGACACGCACCGGCGAACCGTGTCGCTGCTCAAGCCGGAGCTGTTCGGGGTGAACAAGGGCCTTTCTTTTTCCTATGGCAAGTACCTGAAGTCGATCGGCAAGGAAGCGCGAGCGGATGAGATGGTCACCCGGTTGAAGGCGTTCGGACAGGACGGGCTTACGATTCAAAAGGTCAACCCGACGGGGCAGAATTACATCGAGAATTTCCGTTATTTTCTGTATCCGTTCGAGCGGGACGCGCAGCGGCGGGTGATCCGGCACAGCCAATATATGTCCGATGAATTATGCCATGCGCTGCTTGATTATGAGGAGCTGGTGGAGAGCAGGCGGGACAAGTTCCGGGAATTGCTGGCCGAACGCAAGAAAATCGAGGACAGTCTGAACGAACGTAGCGTTGAGCTGGATAAGCTGAAAAAAAACGAAGCGGTCATTACCGACACGATGATTTCGCAGCAGTTCGAGCAGAAGATGTTTTTCGAGAAGTATGCGCATCGCGGCAGCAGCTCGCGAAGCTTCGCGCTGAATCCGGAATATCCGTACGCCGTCCTGTGCAAGGTCAGCCAAGGGGGCGTCACGGTCTCGCTCGACGGCGCGGATCAAGCCGCGGCTCCGGGCCGGTGGATGCTGCTCGGCAAGCGGCATCATGCGGACCGGGCGGTCGTCGAGGTGCGGGGCGGCGCCGAGGCCGAAGTGTTCCTCCAGGTGGCGCTCATCTCCCTTGACGAGCTGAACGGGGCGAACAACGGGCCGGACATTATTGAAAAGTTCAGCCTCGATAATAAGCAAATGCAGATTGCCGCCAAGGAAATCGAGATCAACAATTTGGAGCAGGCGCTGGATAATGTCAAGGCGAACATTGCCGAGCTGCAGAAGACGCTGTCCGCCGACAGCAATTTCGCTCCCGAACTGCTGCAGGAGCTGAACCTGTATGTCATCGAGAGGGAATTCAGCGATGACAAGTACATTGACGAGCAAGATCTGTATGAGGCGGCGCTTGAGAAGTTCAAGGAGCTGCAGCGCCCCCGGACGACATTCCGCATCGATATCGTGAACTTCCTCGAGATCCTCGAGGAGCAGCATAACTGGGACAAGCTGGTCGTCGGCGATTGGGTCACGATCAAGCATGAGCGGCTTCAGCTTGAGATCGAAGCCCGCATCGCGGAGATGATCTATGACTATGAGGACGGCAATATCAGCCTGACGATCAGCAATGCCAGAGATGTATCCGATGCGCAGAAGCGGCTGGAGAAATTCATCTACGATAGCAAGAACACGTCGATTGTCGTGGACACCAACAAGAAGAAATGGGGGCAGGCCGTTGTCGATACGTCGGACATGAGCCGGCTGTTCGACCATTTCTGGAACAAGGTCACGAACGACATCAATATGGCGTCGAATGAGTTCGTGACGCTGGATCGGAAAGGGTTGACGATTACCGATCCGAACGATCCGAACCGCTTCCTGCGGGCGACGCATGGCGCGCTGGGCCTGACGCGCTCGGGCGGGCTGCGTTATGATACGGCGATTACGCCGGACGGCCTGATCGCGGAGACGGTGCTCGGCAAGATCATTCTCGGGCAGCGCGTCGTCATCGGCGATACGACCGGGGTGTTCACCATCGAGGGCTCCCGCCTCATGATCGACGACCGCTGCGGCCGGGAGGTCGTGAAGCTCGGGCTGCTGGCGGAGCGACCCGATCGGTTCGGCATGATCGTGAACCGGTACGCTTCGGGCGATTGCGGCAGCGGCACGAAGGTGAACCGGGTCTCGATAACTGCGGATGACGGCTTCACGATCGAGCGCATTCGCCACGGCGTGTATGAGAAGACATTCGGCACCTCCCTGGACGGCGATCTGTTCGTCAAGGCCGGGGTCGACGATCAAGTGTTTACGATTGACAAGCAGGGGCTTGCGCTCGGTTCCTCCGTATGGTCGCAGGCTCCTTTTCACGCCGATTATTTGGGGAATGTCTGGATGAACAAGCTGTTCGCGAAGGACGCCGAGATTGACAGCTCCTTGTTCAAAAACGGCCATATCGAAGGCTCCAGCCTGGTCATCGGCGAAGGCAACGATGTGTTCAAGGTCTATCCGAGCCTGGGCATCTGGGCCGGGCATGATGAATTCGGGAAAGCCCCCTTCCGCGTCGACATGAAGGGCAATCTGACGGCCTACAAAGGAAAGTTCGTCGGCCCCGCGGGCCATGTGCTGATCGATACGGAAGCCGGCTACATCGATATGGATCATCTCGATATGATCAATGTGGGCAAGCTCATTCCGGAAATGATCCAGGTGAACACGATTCTGGCCGACAAGACGTATGTGAATGATCTGACGGTGAATAAGGTGAAGACGCTGCCGAAGGATGCGCAAGAAGGAGAATATGTCGACTATATCGAGATCCAGGAGCATGCGATTCAGTTCATCACCGCCAGGGTGTCGAAGAGCGAGCCGGCGCAGGATTCGCGCGGCCGTCCGCTCTACTGGCAGGATGCGGACAAGAAAGTGTTGACGACGGAAAATACCGGGATTGTGGCCAACACGTACAATTTTGACAGCATCAATGTGAAGCAAAAAATTACGTTCGAGCGAGACAAGCCTGGCGGCGGCGCCCAGCCGGTCCGCTATCTCGGTATCGGAGACGGCACCGGGGACGGCCACGGCGTGGCGGTCGAGAAAAAGTATTCCGGCGGTTATATGCTGGAATACGGCGCCAGCGCCACGGGCAAAAAACGCAGCTTCGACTTGAGGGACGAAGGCGTGTACGTGACCGCGAAGGAGAGCGGCATCGTGCTGGACGGTCGAGACATCGAAGCGATCGCCAAGGGAGGCGCGGGCCGCTTCGGCACCGAACGCGCTTATATTGAGATGACCGCTGACGGCAACATGATCTTCCATGCGGTCCAGTTTGATTTTGTGAACAGTTGA
- a CDS encoding DNRLRE domain-containing protein, which translates to MYGSGRSEVEAALVTAARVREGIDAAISARVRRESELPAVLDIKYRGNEEVQAAIEARASSYLPASIEVRPHNRMVGRVELLETPRKDVSLPPVADSTTRSDPELVTLNYGDMKSMVTGKGSNESFEAFIHFGPLNEWLPDVYRLEKATMKLYYAGTFPNGTSIELHQPHSIWRELGITHANKPHSVELLADEYTLHPAERCIEVDVLRIVERWLQGELDNFGFIVKTQDDYAVTFYTRESHKPPVLQLRYIPNQVYSIGRSAIDASVFVYGVGGSERRASLTVHSDRGADDRTAALYVHQPADPMFEWQEGLLLVSRPVHPAALTVAIREYPELEASCTIRRDGASERRVIMAASTPDKPVCITVDPNISLACSLTVMKKESEGPESSITASVPALPAYVEVSLYHKHSSDTAASLSIREGRDSDIESRATVSKPDMHAGLMIRALGEREMAGQIEVPHYEDHRASLAASRPEVPAALDVKHASSIETHLYVKHEQTLDSTVLIKLPSELKAFLVVHAIDEVEGALRVSVPDLHGYLAPRVIAEEDCHAAALIRQRDAGDLHGVITVGSAGGAYYYIL; encoded by the coding sequence TTGTATGGCTCCGGAAGGAGCGAGGTGGAAGCCGCCCTCGTCACGGCCGCTCGGGTAAGGGAGGGCATCGACGCCGCGATCTCCGCGAGAGTGCGGAGAGAGAGCGAGCTGCCGGCCGTCCTGGATATCAAGTACCGGGGCAATGAGGAGGTGCAAGCAGCGATCGAAGCGAGAGCTTCCAGCTACCTGCCTGCATCAATCGAGGTTCGGCCCCATAACCGGATGGTTGGACGGGTGGAGCTGCTGGAGACGCCGCGCAAAGACGTCAGCCTGCCTCCGGTGGCCGATTCGACGACCCGCAGCGATCCGGAGCTTGTTACCCTGAATTACGGCGACATGAAGAGCATGGTTACGGGGAAGGGCAGCAATGAATCGTTCGAGGCCTTTATTCATTTCGGTCCATTGAATGAATGGCTTCCCGATGTGTACCGTTTGGAAAAGGCGACGATGAAGCTGTATTATGCCGGCACATTCCCGAACGGGACGAGCATTGAGCTGCATCAGCCGCACAGCATTTGGAGAGAGCTTGGGATTACCCACGCGAACAAGCCCCACTCGGTAGAACTGCTCGCGGATGAATACACGCTTCACCCGGCAGAGCGCTGCATTGAGGTGGATGTGCTTCGGATCGTCGAGCGCTGGCTTCAGGGCGAACTGGACAACTTCGGATTTATTGTGAAAACGCAGGACGATTACGCGGTCACATTTTATACGAGGGAATCTCACAAGCCGCCCGTGCTCCAGCTCCGCTATATCCCGAACCAAGTGTACAGCATCGGCAGAAGCGCGATTGACGCCTCCGTATTCGTCTACGGAGTTGGAGGATCCGAGCGGAGGGCCAGCCTTACGGTCCATAGCGACCGCGGCGCGGACGATCGGACAGCGGCGCTCTATGTGCATCAGCCTGCCGATCCGATGTTCGAATGGCAGGAAGGCTTGCTGCTCGTGTCCAGGCCGGTTCACCCGGCAGCGCTGACGGTAGCGATTCGGGAATATCCAGAGCTAGAGGCAAGCTGCACGATTCGCAGAGACGGGGCAAGCGAGCGCAGGGTGATCATGGCGGCCAGCACTCCGGACAAGCCCGTTTGCATCACGGTTGATCCGAACATAAGCCTGGCTTGCTCTCTTACGGTTATGAAGAAGGAATCCGAGGGGCCGGAATCATCCATTACGGCTTCTGTCCCTGCGCTGCCTGCGTATGTGGAAGTATCGCTCTATCATAAGCATAGCAGCGATACAGCAGCGAGCCTGAGCATTCGTGAAGGAAGGGATTCGGATATCGAGTCCCGGGCAACCGTATCCAAGCCGGATATGCATGCGGGGCTGATGATTCGGGCGCTGGGTGAGCGGGAGATGGCAGGCCAGATCGAGGTGCCGCACTATGAGGATCATCGCGCCTCGCTTGCGGCGTCCCGCCCAGAGGTTCCAGCCGCTCTGGACGTGAAGCATGCTTCTTCCATCGAGACGCATCTCTATGTGAAGCATGAACAGACGCTGGACAGTACCGTCCTGATTAAGCTGCCGTCGGAGCTGAAGGCCTTCCTCGTTGTACACGCGATTGATGAGGTGGAGGGCGCCCTTCGGGTCAGCGTTCCGGATCTTCACGGCTATCTCGCGCCAAGGGTCATTGCGGAGGAGGACTGCCATGCGGCAGCCCTGATCCGACAGCGGGATGCAGGAGATTTGCATGGTGTCATTACCGTCGGCAGCGCAGGCGGCGCATACTATTATATTTTGTAG
- a CDS encoding discoidin domain-containing protein: protein MLEEVKNVEQLKIGKKIRCHYKAISNTFGTFSGLGKETSGFISPTTSSAAPNGDFYFICVDRDYLGRWKLIADRNIQHSISWDTLNSAGIANGSGLPIELDYENVAFNKHVETDTNHFENFSISKVVDGIDIHTDGFLQSDGDKGKITRIIIDLGKEEEIDGLALTNLLYTSGYRCKNFGFSWSNDKNNWNFIMNAVLPNNEIKHFFKAKARARYFSILLKDSYLGSGWSLGIGEIELIKTNRQTKSVLRLLTGGTSPEDEDNEWNKYIVNDTLNGLITPGDDNIWNWKSDTPSWTSATQTIASRRVRRGGGAGGLRGYYSDSATLSEFNVSGTACGFRPVLLLLPPLTNSLIYHDDKYKTYNNGWKPISTTLPSKDTFMNDGMSDLSVLERKGQIVSLPMISSALGEGRVFKTKIDYKKYFDINSMDVK from the coding sequence GTGCTAGAAGAGGTAAAAAATGTTGAACAATTAAAAATTGGAAAAAAAATAAGATGCCACTACAAAGCAATATCAAATACATTCGGTACTTTTTCAGGACTTGGGAAAGAAACATCCGGCTTCATTTCACCTACAACATCATCTGCTGCACCAAACGGTGATTTTTATTTTATTTGTGTCGATAGGGATTATCTGGGCAGATGGAAATTGATCGCTGATAGAAACATACAGCATTCCATTTCATGGGATACCTTAAATAGTGCTGGAATAGCCAATGGAAGCGGATTGCCAATTGAATTGGACTATGAGAATGTCGCGTTCAACAAGCACGTCGAGACTGATACTAATCATTTTGAGAATTTTTCAATATCCAAAGTGGTTGATGGCATTGACATTCATACTGACGGCTTTTTGCAATCAGATGGAGATAAAGGGAAAATTACAAGAATAATTATTGATTTGGGGAAAGAAGAAGAGATAGATGGATTAGCTCTGACCAATTTACTATATACATCGGGTTATCGTTGTAAAAACTTTGGTTTTAGTTGGTCAAATGATAAGAATAATTGGAATTTTATTATGAACGCGGTGCTGCCAAATAATGAAATTAAACACTTTTTTAAAGCAAAAGCACGTGCCAGATATTTCTCGATCTTACTTAAAGACAGTTATCTTGGTTCAGGATGGTCACTAGGGATTGGAGAAATTGAGCTTATTAAAACAAACCGCCAAACCAAATCAGTTCTTAGGCTGCTAACTGGTGGTACTAGTCCTGAGGATGAAGATAACGAATGGAACAAATATATTGTGAATGATACGTTGAACGGTTTAATCACGCCCGGAGATGATAATATCTGGAACTGGAAATCAGACACGCCATCTTGGACGAGTGCAACTCAAACTATTGCCAGTAGAAGGGTGAGAAGAGGAGGAGGGGCAGGTGGATTAAGAGGATATTATAGTGATTCTGCTACCTTGTCAGAGTTCAATGTTTCGGGTACAGCATGCGGATTTCGTCCGGTGTTACTTCTTTTACCTCCACTAACGAATTCCTTGATTTACCATGATGATAAATACAAAACATATAATAATGGTTGGAAACCAATTTCAACAACTTTACCCTCAAAAGACACTTTTATGAATGATGGCATGAGTGATTTATCTGTTCTAGAGAGAAAAGGGCAGATTGTTTCTCTTCCTATGATATCCTCTGCATTGGGTGAAGGTAGAGTGTTTAAAACAAAAATTGATTACAAGAAGTACTTTGACATCAATAGCATGGATGTGAAGTAG
- a CDS encoding SPRY domain-containing protein — MGIIDVTWDTVNKGSDVILSNANLTAKVPNYKNTVRATHGKHYGRWYWEITISVYNWLLIGIVNKNAYINMSNGSTPDVRYYRENGYRHPEATPYGETFDVGDTISVLLDLESGTLEFWKNGASQGISHTNIKTMGEVFPAVSAPQSASKESTVTANFGATPFKYKVPLGFLPYQTQEKVLVLSNGVYWQYSNIGWERVTNSSPTEQDYINHGMDDISIIPESAWKELSGDVQVGYWTNDLYKPEAFFNIETEPFTLAEEFDAQTIKIIEYTENPDQEDSTITLETEPFTFYDEVGDSFDVLYYTDDPDKTEAELEVSHNYSPLDELDGDFELVTWTMEEEAEVQEELKRIFKEKIEDGDLYGVTVDLSKGTINIK; from the coding sequence ATGGGGATTATAGACGTTACTTGGGATACAGTAAATAAAGGCAGTGATGTGATTCTAAGCAATGCGAACCTAACAGCAAAAGTCCCTAATTACAAGAATACTGTAAGAGCAACGCACGGGAAACACTATGGAAGATGGTATTGGGAAATAACAATTAGTGTATATAATTGGCTGCTCATAGGAATAGTGAACAAAAATGCATATATAAACATGAGCAATGGTTCTACACCAGATGTTAGGTATTATAGAGAAAATGGGTATAGACATCCGGAAGCAACCCCATATGGGGAAACTTTTGATGTCGGTGATACTATAAGCGTCCTTCTTGACTTGGAAAGTGGGACGTTAGAATTTTGGAAAAATGGAGCTAGTCAAGGGATTTCTCATACCAATATCAAAACAATGGGGGAAGTTTTTCCTGCTGTTTCAGCTCCACAGTCAGCATCTAAAGAAAGTACGGTAACAGCGAATTTCGGTGCGACTCCTTTTAAATACAAAGTTCCACTTGGTTTTTTACCCTATCAAACACAAGAAAAAGTATTAGTTTTGTCGAATGGAGTTTACTGGCAATATAGCAACATCGGATGGGAAAGAGTAACTAATTCATCACCAACAGAACAAGATTATATTAATCATGGCATGGATGATATTTCGATAATTCCCGAATCGGCGTGGAAAGAACTTTCTGGTGATGTTCAAGTGGGCTACTGGACGAATGACCTATACAAACCTGAAGCCTTCTTCAACATCGAAACCGAACCATTTACCCTTGCTGAAGAATTTGATGCTCAAACAATCAAAATCATCGAATATACCGAAAACCCTGACCAAGAAGATTCAACCATCACCTTAGAAACCGAACCATTCACCTTTTACGATGAGGTTGGTGACAGTTTTGATGTACTGTACTACACCGACGATCCAGATAAGACGGAAGCTGAACTTGAAGTCAGCCATAATTATTCGCCGCTGGACGAATTGGATGGAGACTTTGAATTGGTGACATGGACAATGGAAGAAGAGGCGGAAGTTCAAGAGGAACTTAAACGAATATTTAAAGAAAAAATTGAAGATGGAGATCTATACGGTGTAACGGTGGATTTATCAAAAGGGACGATAAATATTAAGTGA
- a CDS encoding phage tail domain-containing protein produces MANWLALSNLLGVYTSEPLSIALDGDGALTKLAWECDVPPSCRAAVQTSLSPDQGRTWSDWKTCVNGGGIPDIEAGTPLREAMLRYRLILQSGRHGVTPAFQSISFRLEPVVVFDNKGDVNCSPEIWITKEGSGEFAIVNTSRGDAAFRFEQLLDEETVYVNNDRQHIETSLVNTYRYTEFNDGYLSLPPGRNVLKVRGNAAFQFRYQFRRIQ; encoded by the coding sequence ATGGCAAATTGGCTTGCATTATCGAATTTGCTCGGGGTGTACACCTCGGAGCCGCTGTCGATTGCGCTCGATGGAGACGGCGCCCTAACGAAGCTGGCCTGGGAATGCGATGTTCCGCCCTCCTGCCGGGCTGCGGTCCAGACCTCGCTTTCCCCGGATCAGGGACGGACCTGGAGCGATTGGAAAACGTGCGTGAACGGCGGCGGCATTCCGGATATCGAAGCCGGGACGCCCCTACGCGAAGCGATGCTGCGGTACCGGCTTATCCTGCAGTCCGGGCGCCATGGCGTCACTCCTGCCTTCCAGTCCATCTCCTTCCGGCTGGAACCGGTTGTCGTGTTCGACAATAAGGGAGATGTGAACTGTTCCCCGGAAATCTGGATTACGAAGGAAGGCAGCGGCGAGTTCGCGATCGTGAACACGTCGCGGGGAGACGCCGCTTTTCGCTTCGAGCAGTTGCTGGATGAGGAAACGGTGTATGTGAACAATGATCGGCAGCATATCGAGACCAGTCTGGTGAACACGTACCGCTACACCGAGTTCAACGACGGGTATCTGTCGCTGCCGCCCGGAAGGAATGTGTTGAAGGTGCGCGGGAACGCCGCGTTCCAGTTCCGCTATCAATTCCGGAGAATTCAATAA